The Bacillus carboniphilus genome contains a region encoding:
- the secA gene encoding preprotein translocase subunit SecA: MLGMLNKVFDFNKRTLNRYEKMADKIEAFAKEMEGLSDSELQKKTPYFRERIEKGESLDDILFEAFAVVREAAKRVLGLYPYRVQLIGGMALHDGNIAEMKTGEGKTLTSTMPVYLNALTQKGVHVVTVNDYLAKRDAEEMGELFQYLGLTVGLNFNGLDKDAKREAYAADITYSTNNELGFDYLRDNMVLYKEQMVQRPLHFAVIDEVDSILIDEARTPLIISGQAAKSTKLYLQANAFIRTLNKEEDFSFDEKTKAVQLTEEGITKAEKAFGIENLFDLSHVALNHHLNNALKAQFVMQKDVDYVVQEEEVVIVDSFTGRLMKGRRYSDGLHQAIEAKEGLTIQNESMTLATITFQNYFRMYGKLSGMTGTAKTEEEEFRNIYNMQVVAIPTNRPIVRDDRSDLVYRTMEGKFNAVVEEIAQRHDLGQPVLVGTVAVETSELISTLLKKRKIPHHVLNAKQHASEAEIIEEAGQKGAVTIATNMAGRGTDIKLGEGVKEIGGLAVVGTERHESRRIDNQLRGRSGRQGDPGITQFYLSMEDELMRRFGSDSMMNMMDRLGMDDTQPIRSKMVSKAVESAQKRVEGNNFDARKQLLQYDDVLREQREIIYKQRFDVISSENLRESVEEMIHGTIENKVGLYTAEELPEDWNLDGLVEWFNINLLSEGALQLNDVRGKEPDEIVEVVWEKVKHTYDEKEESFGEEQMREFERVVVLRAVDSKWMEHIDTMDQLRQGIHLRAYGQNDPLREYRMEGYSMFENMVAAIQEDVSKYIMKAQIQKNLERQEVAKGEAVQPKDGEDKAKKQPVRKKVMVGRNDPCPCGSGKKYKQCHGQ; this comes from the coding sequence ATGCTTGGTATGTTAAATAAAGTGTTTGATTTTAATAAGCGTACGTTAAATCGATATGAAAAAATGGCAGACAAGATTGAGGCATTTGCCAAAGAGATGGAAGGTCTTTCTGACTCTGAATTGCAGAAGAAAACGCCTTATTTTCGGGAACGAATTGAAAAAGGGGAATCCCTTGATGACATTCTTTTTGAAGCCTTTGCTGTTGTTCGTGAAGCGGCAAAGCGTGTATTAGGTCTTTATCCTTACCGTGTTCAATTAATCGGTGGTATGGCCCTTCATGATGGTAATATTGCAGAGATGAAAACAGGGGAAGGTAAAACTTTAACTTCTACCATGCCTGTTTATTTAAACGCGCTTACTCAAAAAGGCGTTCACGTTGTGACTGTGAATGATTATTTAGCGAAGCGTGATGCAGAAGAAATGGGGGAACTATTTCAGTATTTAGGATTAACGGTTGGCCTTAATTTTAACGGTCTTGATAAAGATGCCAAAAGAGAAGCCTATGCAGCTGATATCACGTATTCAACTAATAATGAACTAGGGTTTGATTATTTACGTGACAATATGGTTCTTTATAAAGAACAAATGGTTCAACGTCCTCTTCACTTTGCCGTTATCGATGAAGTTGACTCGATTTTAATTGATGAAGCGAGAACACCGCTTATCATATCTGGACAAGCAGCGAAATCAACGAAACTTTATTTGCAAGCAAATGCTTTTATTCGCACCTTAAATAAGGAAGAAGACTTTTCATTTGATGAAAAAACAAAAGCTGTTCAATTAACAGAAGAAGGTATTACAAAAGCGGAAAAAGCTTTCGGGATTGAAAATTTATTCGATCTATCACATGTTGCCCTTAATCATCATTTGAATAATGCTTTAAAGGCACAGTTTGTTATGCAAAAGGATGTTGATTATGTCGTTCAAGAAGAGGAAGTCGTCATTGTTGACTCCTTTACAGGTCGTTTAATGAAAGGTCGACGCTATAGCGACGGATTGCACCAAGCGATAGAAGCAAAAGAAGGATTGACCATTCAAAATGAAAGTATGACTTTAGCTACAATTACATTCCAAAACTATTTTAGAATGTATGGAAAGCTTTCAGGTATGACGGGTACGGCAAAAACGGAAGAAGAGGAATTCCGTAATATTTATAATATGCAAGTAGTTGCTATTCCCACCAATAGACCCATTGTTCGAGATGATCGTTCCGATTTAGTTTACAGGACAATGGAAGGGAAGTTCAATGCAGTGGTTGAAGAGATTGCTCAAAGGCATGATCTTGGTCAGCCAGTTCTTGTCGGTACAGTCGCTGTTGAAACATCAGAACTAATTTCAACGTTATTAAAAAAACGTAAGATTCCACACCATGTTTTAAATGCGAAACAACATGCAAGTGAAGCAGAAATTATTGAAGAAGCAGGTCAAAAAGGAGCAGTTACGATTGCAACGAATATGGCCGGTCGTGGAACTGACATTAAGCTTGGTGAAGGTGTAAAAGAAATTGGTGGATTAGCTGTTGTTGGGACTGAACGTCATGAATCAAGAAGGATTGATAATCAGCTTCGTGGTCGTTCTGGACGTCAAGGAGATCCTGGTATCACTCAATTTTATTTATCGATGGAAGATGAACTCATGCGCCGATTTGGTTCAGATAGCATGATGAATATGATGGATCGTTTAGGAATGGATGATACTCAACCTATACGAAGTAAGATGGTTTCTAAAGCTGTCGAATCTGCTCAAAAACGTGTGGAAGGCAATAACTTTGACGCTCGTAAACAACTTTTGCAATATGATGATGTGTTACGAGAGCAAAGGGAAATTATTTATAAACAACGTTTTGATGTCATTTCTTCAGAAAACTTACGAGAGAGCGTTGAAGAGATGATTCATGGCACGATTGAAAATAAAGTCGGACTGTATACGGCTGAAGAATTACCTGAAGACTGGAACCTAGATGGACTTGTTGAATGGTTCAACATTAATCTTCTATCTGAAGGTGCTCTGCAATTAAACGATGTTCGAGGGAAAGAACCTGATGAAATCGTTGAAGTAGTTTGGGAAAAAGTAAAACATACCTATGATGAGAAAGAAGAATCATTTGGGGAAGAACAAATGCGGGAATTTGAACGAGTGGTTGTTCTTCGAGCAGTAGACTCTAAGTGGATGGAACATATTGATACGATGGATCAGCTTCGTCAAGGAATTCATTTAAGAGCCTATGGTCAAAATGATCCACTTCGAGAGTACCGAATGGAAGGGTACTCCATGTTTGAAAACATGGTTGCGGCTATTCAAGAAGACGTTTCTAAGTATATTATGAAAGCACAAATACAAAAGAATCTTGAACGACAAGAAGTCGCTAAAGGTGAGGCTGTTCAGCCGAAAGATGGAGAGGACAAGGCGAAAAAGCAACCTGTTCGAAAAAAAGTGATGGTAGGTAGAAACGATCCTTGTCCTTGTGGAAGTGGGAAAAAATATAAACAATGTCATGGTCAATGA
- the hpf gene encoding ribosome hibernation-promoting factor, HPF/YfiA family has translation MNYNVRGENIEVTPALKEHVEKKIGKLERYFDQELNANANVNLKFYNDKESKVEVTVPMKQLVLRAEEHHADMYAAVDLVTDKLERQIRKHKTKVNRKLRDQENGKFFLNNSNGNGGVKEEEDDKMEVVRTKRFNLKPMDSEEAILQMNMLGHNFFVFTNAETNKTNVVYVRKDGRYGLIEPTE, from the coding sequence ATGAACTATAACGTCAGAGGAGAAAATATTGAGGTAACCCCAGCTTTAAAGGAGCATGTAGAAAAGAAAATAGGTAAGCTTGAGCGTTACTTTGATCAAGAACTGAATGCGAATGCAAATGTTAATTTGAAATTTTATAATGATAAGGAATCTAAGGTGGAAGTAACGGTTCCTATGAAACAACTTGTTCTTCGAGCTGAAGAACATCATGCGGATATGTACGCAGCCGTTGACCTAGTAACGGATAAGCTTGAGCGTCAAATTAGAAAGCATAAAACGAAGGTGAACCGTAAATTACGAGATCAAGAGAACGGAAAGTTCTTTTTAAATAATAGTAATGGAAATGGTGGAGTAAAGGAAGAAGAGGACGACAAAATGGAAGTCGTTCGTACAAAAAGGTTTAATTTAAAACCAATGGATAGTGAAGAAGCAATTCTACAAATGAATATGTTAGGTCACAACTTCTTCGTTTTCACTAACGCAGAAACAAACAAAACAAATGTTGTTTATGTAAGAAAAGATGGCAGGTACGGTTTAATTGAACCAACTGAATAA
- a CDS encoding flagellar protein FlaG yields MKIEETSSKLYANEVNRTSTVHQKVFQNSPEENGHDPSWRSIQFEWHEGIGKYYVKVIDKETKEIVREIPPEKMLDMYAMMSEYFGLFIDQKV; encoded by the coding sequence ATGAAGATTGAAGAGACTAGCAGTAAGTTATATGCCAATGAGGTAAATAGAACTTCTACTGTCCATCAGAAGGTCTTTCAAAATTCACCAGAAGAAAACGGTCATGATCCTAGTTGGCGAAGCATTCAGTTTGAATGGCATGAAGGAATAGGTAAATATTATGTGAAGGTCATTGATAAAGAGACGAAAGAGATTGTTCGAGAAATACCCCCCGAAAAGATGTTGGATATGTACGCGATGATGTCAGAGTATTTTGGGTTATTTATTGATCAAAAAGTGTGA
- the fliW gene encoding flagellar assembly protein FliW, with product MLPFDEQQVLYVLQSITEVSVAFIITNPFLFKQDYEFELDQQTIDQLNILNPTDALVYSILTIVEPFERTTANLKAPIIMNQHNNRGKQMILQEEPYDTKYSLIKGCE from the coding sequence GTGCTACCATTTGATGAGCAACAAGTTTTATATGTACTTCAATCAATAACTGAGGTTTCGGTTGCTTTTATTATTACGAATCCATTCCTTTTCAAACAAGACTATGAATTCGAATTGGATCAACAAACGATTGATCAACTAAATATTCTTAATCCGACAGATGCTCTCGTCTATAGTATTTTAACTATTGTTGAACCTTTTGAACGTACGACAGCCAACTTAAAAGCACCGATTATTATGAATCAACATAATAATCGAGGAAAACAAATGATTTTACAAGAAGAACCATATGACACGAAATATTCGCTTATTAAAGGGTGTGAATGA
- a CDS encoding GNAT family N-acetyltransferase gives MSNHNVTIVELNSENWYDCCQLDISVEQKAFIESNAVSIAQSKFQPTLKPYAIYDNDQVVGFLMFNSEKEELDGYWIYRIMIDQKYQNKGLGKIASQQMFEEMKNLLNANKIIVGYHPENLGAHQLYKSLGFVDEGHRFGKEMAVIKYI, from the coding sequence ATGAGTAACCATAATGTAACGATTGTTGAATTAAACTCAGAGAACTGGTACGACTGCTGTCAATTAGACATATCAGTTGAACAAAAAGCTTTTATTGAATCAAATGCAGTCTCAATTGCTCAATCCAAATTTCAACCTACATTAAAACCGTATGCTATATACGACAATGACCAAGTGGTAGGTTTCTTAATGTTTAACTCAGAAAAAGAAGAACTAGATGGCTACTGGATCTATAGAATTATGATTGATCAAAAATACCAAAACAAAGGTCTCGGAAAAATAGCAAGTCAACAGATGTTTGAGGAGATGAAAAATCTACTTAATGCAAATAAAATTATTGTAGGTTATCATCCCGAAAATTTAGGGGCACACCAATTATACAAAAGTTTAGGCTTTGTTGATGAGGGACATCGATTCGGTAAGGAAATGGCCGTTATAAAATATATTTAA
- the csrA gene encoding carbon storage regulator CsrA, whose amino-acid sequence MILLILGRKRNQSIIINEMIEVTVVSIEGDQVKLGIKAPKSIDVHRKEVYEEILTENNEASIEASEQLLKQLSQSLNKD is encoded by the coding sequence ATGATTTTGTTGATATTAGGAAGAAAACGAAATCAGTCCATTATTATTAACGAGATGATTGAAGTGACAGTAGTTTCAATTGAAGGTGATCAAGTGAAGTTAGGCATTAAAGCTCCTAAATCGATTGATGTTCATCGTAAGGAAGTATACGAAGAAATTTTAACAGAGAATAATGAAGCAAGTATAGAAGCATCCGAACAATTGTTGAAACAGCTTAGTCAGTCTTTAAATAAGGATTAG
- the fliS gene encoding flagellar export chaperone FliS: protein MFVINPYEAYKENSVSTASPGELTLMLYNGCLKFINIAKISIENNQIENKNINLQKAQKIINELTNTLNDDISISGNLASLYDYMNRRLLEANVHNDVTILEEVQGLIVDLRDTWKQVIVENRQQIYTQGGRV, encoded by the coding sequence ATCTTTGTGATAAATCCATATGAAGCGTACAAAGAAAATAGTGTGAGTACCGCCTCTCCAGGAGAGTTAACGCTCATGTTATATAATGGATGCTTGAAGTTTATTAATATCGCTAAAATATCAATCGAAAATAATCAAATTGAAAATAAAAATATCAATCTACAAAAAGCACAAAAAATTATCAACGAGCTAACAAATACGTTAAATGATGACATCTCCATTTCAGGCAACTTGGCCTCTTTATATGATTATATGAATCGTAGATTATTAGAAGCGAACGTACATAACGATGTCACAATATTAGAAGAGGTTCAAGGCTTAATTGTTGATCTAAGGGATACGTGGAAGCAAGTCATAGTAGAAAATCGCCAGCAAATATACACACAAGGTGGTCGAGTGTAG
- the cccB gene encoding cytochrome c551 produces the protein MKKMLSLILIGMIILLSACGSNGDDSSKESTESSDSTNSSSDTVDVSDAEEIYKQTCFGCHGNNLEGASGPTLKGIGSKYSEEEIKAIIVNGQGAMPGGIVEDAEAEALAKWLAEKK, from the coding sequence ATGAAAAAGATGTTAAGTTTAATCCTTATTGGAATGATTATATTGTTATCCGCTTGTGGAAGTAATGGTGATGATTCGAGTAAAGAAAGTACTGAATCAAGTGATTCGACAAATTCATCTTCAGATACGGTGGATGTGTCCGATGCAGAAGAAATTTATAAACAAACCTGTTTTGGTTGTCACGGTAACAACTTGGAAGGCGCATCAGGTCCTACGTTAAAAGGAATTGGCTCTAAATACAGTGAGGAAGAAATTAAAGCCATTATTGTGAACGGACAAGGGGCAATGCCAGGTGGAATAGTAGAAGATGCCGAAGCCGAGGCTTTAGCCAAATGGTTAGCAGAAAAAAAATAA
- the ftsE gene encoding cell division ATP-binding protein FtsE: MIVMKNVSKKYKNGVLAISDLSVTIRSGEFVYIVGPSGAGKSTFIKMIYREVKPTKGEITIKKQNLSQIKEKNVPFLRRSIGVVFQDFKLLPNLTAYENVAFALEVIGESKASIRKKVLDILDLVQIKHKARFYPSELSGGEQQRVSIARAIVNNPSVLICDEPTGNLDPSTSWEIMRLLQDINYRGTTVVMATHNKEIVNTLKKRVIAIEDGTIVRDETRGEYGLYD; the protein is encoded by the coding sequence ATGATAGTAATGAAAAATGTAAGTAAAAAATATAAAAATGGTGTGTTAGCCATTAGCGACCTTAGCGTTACGATTCGTTCTGGTGAATTTGTCTATATCGTTGGACCCAGTGGTGCTGGAAAATCGACGTTTATAAAGATGATTTATCGTGAAGTCAAACCCACTAAAGGTGAGATTACGATAAAAAAACAGAACCTTTCACAAATAAAAGAGAAAAACGTCCCTTTTTTAAGAAGGTCAATAGGAGTTGTCTTTCAAGACTTTAAATTACTCCCTAATTTAACAGCTTATGAAAACGTTGCCTTTGCTTTAGAAGTTATTGGAGAATCGAAGGCGAGTATACGAAAAAAAGTACTAGATATTTTAGACTTAGTGCAAATAAAGCATAAAGCTAGATTTTACCCAAGTGAGTTGTCAGGTGGAGAGCAGCAAAGGGTGTCGATTGCACGGGCCATTGTAAACAATCCATCAGTATTAATATGTGATGAGCCGACTGGTAACTTAGATCCCTCAACTTCATGGGAGATTATGAGATTACTACAAGATATAAATTATCGAGGAACAACCGTTGTGATGGCGACCCATAATAAGGAGATTGTGAACACGCTAAAAAAACGTGTAATTGCGATTGAAGATGGGACGATTGTTCGAGATGAGACAAGAGGGGAGTATGGTTTATATGATTAG
- the prfB gene encoding peptide chain release factor 2 (programmed frameshift) has translation MELADIRNELEKMEKRLEDFRGSLDLETKQTRIEQLDHDMTAPDFWDDQNAAQTVINEANSLKEQVNQFNDLNSRYENIEVSLELLKEEEDEDLQTELEEELTSLTNDMNAFELELLLSDPHDKNNAILELHPGAGGTESQDWGSMLLRMYTRWGEKKGFKVETLDYLPGDEAGIKSVTLLLKGHNAYGYLKAEKGVHRLVRISPFDSSGRRHTSFVSCEVMPEFNEEIEIDIRTDDLKIDTYRSSGAGGQHVNTTDSAVRITHLPTNIVVTCQTERSQIKNREKAMKTLKSKLYQRKIEEQQQELDEIRGEQKEIGWGSQIRSYVFHPYSMVKDHRTNVEIGNTQAVMDGDLDPFIDAYLRSRI, from the exons ATGGAATTAGCAGATATCCGTAATGAATTAGAAAAAATGGAAAAACGACTAGAAGACTTTAGGGGGTCTCTT GACTTAGAAACAAAACAGACACGAATCGAACAATTAGACCATGATATGACGGCACCTGACTTTTGGGATGATCAAAACGCAGCTCAAACAGTCATAAATGAGGCAAACAGTTTAAAGGAGCAAGTCAACCAATTTAATGACTTAAACAGTCGCTATGAAAACATAGAAGTTTCGTTAGAATTGTTAAAAGAAGAAGAGGATGAAGATCTTCAAACTGAATTAGAAGAGGAATTAACTTCTTTAACTAATGATATGAATGCCTTTGAGCTAGAATTATTGTTAAGTGACCCTCATGATAAAAATAATGCTATTTTAGAGCTTCACCCAGGTGCAGGAGGGACAGAGTCCCAAGATTGGGGTTCCATGCTTCTTCGTATGTATACTCGATGGGGAGAGAAGAAAGGCTTTAAAGTAGAGACACTGGATTATCTCCCTGGAGATGAAGCAGGGATTAAAAGTGTGACTTTACTTCTTAAAGGACATAATGCCTATGGTTATTTAAAAGCTGAAAAAGGGGTACATCGTCTAGTTCGTATTTCTCCTTTTGACTCTTCAGGCCGTCGTCACACTTCCTTTGTTTCTTGTGAAGTAATGCCTGAATTTAATGAAGAGATTGAGATCGATATTCGTACCGATGATTTAAAAATCGATACCTATCGTTCTAGTGGAGCTGGAGGTCAGCACGTTAATACGACTGATTCAGCAGTGCGGATCACGCATTTGCCAACCAATATCGTGGTTACATGTCAAACAGAACGCTCGCAAATAAAAAACCGAGAAAAAGCGATGAAAACATTAAAATCTAAGCTTTATCAAAGAAAAATTGAAGAGCAGCAACAAGAGTTAGATGAAATCAGAGGAGAGCAAAAAGAGATTGGCTGGGGAAGCCAGATTCGTTCCTATGTTTTCCACCCTTATTCGATGGTAAAAGATCATCGAACAAATGTAGAAATAGGCAATACACAAGCGGTAATGGATGGAGACCTTGATCCATTCATAGATGCTTATCTTCGCTCAAGAATTTAA
- the flgL gene encoding flagellar hook-associated protein FlgL: protein MRITQSMLASNSFNHISKSYDKMSSFQEQLSTGKKITRPSDDPVVAMKGMFYRTNLTEIEQFQRNLSTAYQWIENSESGIEQGSEILQRVRELVVQGSNGSNSKDDLQSIAAEVAQLKEDLIGVANTKVAGNYIFNGTNITEPPIDIYSQLVNMNENEIKVEVSSGVQMGVSANPIKAFGGENPTLFETLDEILAGLQSGNFSDGDEFLFKIDQHLESMNGERAELGAKYNRLELIENRLGQQEVIANRILSENEDVDLEEVIINMTVQESIHRASLAIGAKVIQPTLIDFLR from the coding sequence ATGAGAATTACTCAATCGATGTTAGCGAGCAATTCTTTCAATCATATTAGTAAAAGCTATGATAAAATGTCGAGCTTTCAAGAACAGCTATCAACGGGGAAAAAGATCACCCGACCTTCAGATGACCCAGTAGTAGCGATGAAAGGGATGTTTTATCGTACCAACTTAACTGAAATTGAACAATTCCAACGAAACTTATCAACAGCCTATCAATGGATCGAGAACTCTGAAAGTGGAATTGAGCAAGGATCGGAAATTTTGCAGCGTGTTCGTGAGCTTGTTGTTCAAGGAAGTAATGGGTCCAATAGTAAAGATGATCTTCAGTCCATTGCAGCTGAAGTTGCCCAGTTAAAAGAAGATTTAATCGGTGTTGCCAATACAAAAGTGGCTGGAAATTATATTTTTAATGGAACGAATATTACTGAACCACCTATTGACATTTATAGCCAATTAGTGAATATGAATGAAAATGAAATAAAAGTAGAAGTGTCAAGCGGTGTTCAAATGGGGGTAAGTGCAAACCCTATCAAAGCATTTGGTGGAGAGAATCCAACGTTATTTGAAACACTGGATGAGATTCTGGCTGGATTACAGTCAGGAAATTTTTCTGATGGAGATGAGTTTTTATTTAAAATTGATCAGCATTTAGAAAGTATGAATGGAGAAAGAGCGGAACTCGGAGCAAAGTATAATCGGCTTGAATTAATAGAAAATCGCTTAGGACAACAAGAGGTTATAGCAAATCGAATATTATCGGAAAATGAAGATGTCGATTTAGAAGAGGTCATTATCAATATGACGGTTCAAGAATCTATACATCGAGCATCTTTAGCTATAGGTGCGAAGGTCATTCAACCTACGTTAATTGACTTTTTAAGGTGA
- the fliD gene encoding flagellar filament capping protein FliD has protein sequence MSTLRISGLASGMDTESMVKELVKAESYKVNKYYREKQTLEWKRDAYREMNSLIYDFRSKVSDLKLSKNYLVRTTTSSNSNLVTATASSRADASSYTVSSVTQLATAATRNSKERLSSSSENQIDADSSLYDIKDEFKNGDFDWQKGSVRNEYIDVDSEGKEFQLTIEDRVVVDTENFQVKVDGKRYTVVSSGEPQSGEVIMSSDGKLTFGEEIDEGSKIEVDFITDKRIEKSEITAEQTEWKLSSPFMDVSNDSLMKVTYDGITYNLSEDGQFVNSEGAVLGTVDEQEGLITFTEGFVEEGKSILVEYQQYYSQFSLKTASKSGDIEETFFVTGDESLNNVISKLNKSDVGVTAFYDESSDKVSFTRSQTGDFLDGDEIVGEGAFFEKILQLGETVEQGGTNAMFTVNGLETSRPSNTFTINGVTFTLKSQFTDQSVSIGVSNDTNAVFENIKNFVEEYNKLIEEINSKLSEEKYSDYEPLTDGERAELTETQQEKWDELAKSGVIRNDSTLSNLLSQLRIDMYTEVKDDVVSSQYNQLSELGITTTSNYLEGGKLKIDEDQLKEAIENDPQSIYNLFTASDDAYGNQGIMQRVYDRLTNAYSLLVDKAGTSLSVQSSYTIGNSIVDVEDAIDTWEDRLETIEERYWSQFTAMEKAIQKANSQMEYLYNYFSSES, from the coding sequence ATGAGTACGTTACGAATCAGTGGTTTAGCTAGTGGTATGGACACAGAATCAATGGTTAAAGAGTTAGTCAAGGCCGAGAGCTATAAGGTTAATAAATATTATCGAGAAAAGCAGACGCTGGAATGGAAGCGTGACGCGTATCGTGAGATGAACTCACTAATATACGACTTTCGAAGCAAAGTTTCCGATCTAAAGTTGTCAAAAAATTATTTAGTGAGAACAACAACATCGTCAAATAGCAATTTAGTTACGGCAACTGCTTCTAGCCGTGCGGATGCATCCTCTTATACGGTTTCATCTGTTACTCAGCTTGCTACAGCTGCTACAAGAAACAGTAAAGAGCGGTTATCTTCAAGTAGTGAAAATCAGATTGATGCGGATTCATCTTTATACGACATTAAAGATGAATTTAAAAACGGAGACTTTGATTGGCAAAAAGGATCTGTTAGAAACGAGTATATAGATGTTGATTCAGAAGGTAAAGAATTTCAATTAACGATTGAAGACCGTGTAGTGGTTGATACTGAGAATTTTCAGGTGAAAGTAGATGGGAAAAGATATACTGTAGTCTCTTCAGGTGAGCCACAGAGCGGTGAAGTCATCATGAGTAGTGATGGAAAGCTTACATTCGGTGAGGAAATTGATGAAGGAAGCAAGATTGAAGTTGATTTTATTACGGATAAAAGAATCGAGAAAAGTGAAATAACTGCTGAGCAAACAGAATGGAAACTATCGTCACCATTTATGGATGTAAGTAACGATTCTCTCATGAAAGTCACTTATGATGGTATTACATATAATCTTTCTGAAGATGGTCAGTTTGTTAATAGTGAAGGTGCAGTTTTAGGTACAGTTGATGAACAAGAAGGTCTGATTACTTTTACAGAAGGTTTCGTTGAAGAAGGTAAGAGTATTCTGGTTGAATATCAACAATATTATTCTCAATTCAGTTTAAAAACAGCTTCAAAATCAGGAGATATTGAAGAAACGTTTTTTGTTACAGGAGATGAATCGTTAAATAACGTCATCAGCAAACTGAATAAATCTGATGTTGGCGTAACCGCTTTTTATGATGAATCTTCTGATAAGGTTTCCTTCACTCGTTCTCAAACAGGTGACTTTCTTGATGGGGATGAAATTGTTGGAGAAGGAGCATTTTTTGAAAAGATTCTCCAATTAGGTGAAACGGTAGAGCAAGGTGGAACAAATGCTATGTTTACAGTGAATGGTTTAGAGACATCAAGGCCTTCAAACACGTTTACAATTAATGGAGTAACGTTTACATTAAAGAGCCAATTTACGGATCAATCTGTTTCCATTGGAGTTTCAAACGATACGAATGCTGTATTTGAAAATATAAAAAACTTTGTCGAAGAATATAATAAATTGATTGAAGAAATAAATAGCAAGCTCTCTGAAGAGAAATATTCCGATTATGAGCCTCTAACAGACGGTGAACGAGCAGAATTAACAGAGACGCAGCAAGAAAAGTGGGACGAATTAGCAAAGAGTGGTGTTATCCGAAATGATTCTACTTTATCTAATCTACTAAGTCAATTGCGGATAGACATGTATACAGAAGTAAAGGATGATGTCGTCTCTTCTCAATATAACCAGTTATCTGAATTAGGCATTACGACGACCTCTAACTATTTAGAAGGAGGGAAACTTAAGATTGATGAAGATCAGTTAAAAGAGGCGATCGAAAATGATCCTCAGTCTATTTATAATCTTTTTACAGCTAGTGATGACGCATATGGTAATCAAGGGATTATGCAACGTGTATATGATCGGTTAACAAATGCGTATTCTTTGCTAGTGGATAAGGCAGGTACTTCTTTATCTGTGCAAAGCTCTTATACTATTGGGAATAGTATTGTGGATGTGGAAGACGCGATTGATACTTGGGAGGATAGGTTAGAAACAATAGAAGAACGTTATTGGAGCCAGTTTACGGCTATGGAAAAAGCGATCCAAAAAGCAAATTCACAGATGGAGTATTTATACAACTATTTTAGTAGTGAATCTTAA